The following are encoded in a window of Bacillus xiapuensis genomic DNA:
- a CDS encoding DUF309 domain-containing protein yields the protein MYSYPLPYLTFLYHFHEDQDYFECHEVLEEYWKESTGQARPSVWIGLIQTAVSLYHHRRGNFAGARKLMNKALLALAQCKKELKDLGIDADRFTEKLSLRYRELQNGASFTPLTIPFSRQDVIKQYQQFKKSCMPSSPEKPQHFLYHKHRLRNRSDVIAARNQSLEKRRRLRQHAKPSPY from the coding sequence ATGTACTCTTATCCGTTGCCGTATTTGACTTTTTTATACCATTTCCATGAAGATCAAGATTATTTTGAATGCCATGAAGTATTAGAGGAATATTGGAAAGAAAGCACCGGACAGGCGCGCCCCTCTGTATGGATTGGCCTCATCCAGACCGCTGTTTCTTTGTATCATCATCGCCGCGGCAACTTCGCAGGCGCTCGCAAGCTGATGAACAAAGCATTGCTGGCCCTTGCACAATGCAAAAAGGAATTGAAGGATCTTGGAATTGACGCAGACCGGTTCACGGAAAAACTTTCCCTTCGATACCGAGAGCTGCAAAATGGCGCATCGTTTACGCCGCTGACCATACCTTTCAGCCGCCAAGATGTCATCAAGCAATACCAGCAATTCAAAAAAAGCTGTATGCCTTCCTCTCCGGAGAAACCGCAGCATTTCCTCTATCATAAGCACCGTTTAAGAAACCGTTCCGATGTGATTGCTGCCCGCAACCAATCCCTTGAGAAGCGCCGCCGTTTGAGACAGCACGCCAAGCCGTCCCCCTATTGA
- a CDS encoding GNAT family N-acetyltransferase, producing MLIRYKKSFEKIAMGLLSFMPEEKDLKKLQQTMKSYEEEEDWQLYLWKDEEIIGAVGVKITGDLVEIQHVSVNPSYRQEGIGKKMIRTLKELHADKEIKPTSSTSNFFHKCEEEDPA from the coding sequence GTTATAAAAAATCTTTTGAAAAAATTGCCATGGGTCTTCTTTCATTTATGCCCGAAGAAAAAGACTTAAAAAAGTTGCAGCAGACGATGAAGTCATATGAAGAAGAGGAAGATTGGCAGCTGTATTTATGGAAAGATGAAGAGATCATTGGCGCAGTTGGTGTGAAGATTACGGGTGATCTGGTTGAAATTCAGCATGTCAGTGTCAATCCTTCCTACCGGCAGGAGGGAATCGGCAAAAAAATGATCAGAACGTTAAAAGAGCTTCACGCGGATAAAGAGATTAAACCTACTTCATCTACATCAAATTTCTTTCATAAGTGTGAAGAAGAAGACCCGGCATAA